In the genome of Leptolyngbya iicbica LK, one region contains:
- a CDS encoding DUF6816 family protein, producing MTRQPTKRNRRYLVWLVLLALVWLLCSGTAWAGPLSDRLATFPDWNSKPPTKPATGDLVYPDWLAGTWEMTSTLVDIAAPLAPEIETPGFESNQSLLNEPITCKVRFEPRLTSYTQSFLLKPRLAQEKIVADRAFNGLNLAKAYLGEEAVKKVVVDAKDPNRQLTILADYHMLESTVTGRATETPSDTEFITTEFFQQMFRGGGKPYFNEVETTTAYHQVDDDHVTADQVTAVYLSPQEPNYFDAGNRPVALYRYQLDLAAINTPI from the coding sequence ATGACTCGACAGCCAACAAAGCGCAACCGTCGATATTTAGTTTGGTTGGTGCTGTTAGCCTTAGTCTGGTTGCTGTGCAGTGGCACGGCCTGGGCGGGGCCATTGAGCGATCGCTTAGCAACCTTTCCCGATTGGAACAGTAAACCGCCGACCAAACCCGCAACGGGTGATCTCGTGTATCCTGACTGGCTGGCCGGAACGTGGGAAATGACCAGCACCCTGGTGGATATCGCCGCACCACTGGCCCCCGAGATTGAAACACCTGGCTTTGAAAGCAACCAAAGTCTGTTGAACGAGCCGATTACCTGCAAAGTGCGGTTTGAACCCCGCCTGACATCGTATACCCAAAGCTTTTTGTTAAAGCCCCGACTCGCTCAAGAGAAGATTGTGGCCGATCGCGCCTTCAACGGCTTGAACTTGGCAAAGGCCTATCTCGGCGAAGAAGCGGTTAAAAAAGTGGTCGTCGATGCAAAGGATCCCAATCGCCAACTGACGATTTTGGCGGATTATCACATGCTGGAATCGACAGTGACGGGGCGCGCTACAGAAACCCCTTCAGACACTGAATTTATCACCACCGAATTCTTCCAACAGATGTTTCGCGGTGGTGGCAAGCCCTATTTCAACGAGGTCGAAACCACCACGGCTTACCACCAAGTCGATGACGATCATGTGACTGCCGATCAGGTCACCGCAGTTTACCTGTCGCCCCAAGAGCCCAACTATTTTGACGCTGGGAACCGCCCCGTCGCCCTATACCGCTACCAGCTCGACTTGGCCGCAATTAATACGCCTATTTAA
- a CDS encoding GNAT family N-acetyltransferase — MVPQPKPQYTLAWIRQIHEIPQAAWDAMALPLKTPFLEWTWLHNMEHSGSAVANAGWLPNHLTVWCNQELIAAAPMYLKSHSYGEFVFDHQWAELASRLGVEYYPKLLGMSPFTPAEGYRFLIAPGEDERLITEMMVAAIDQFCDRNHISGCHFLYADPEWRSLMEEIGFKKWLHHSFIWQNDGYDTFDDYLARFNANQRRNIKRERKSLEKAGLRLEPITTDDMHRANCSLMYDFYADTCNKFGWWGSKYLTRKFFEQLYPDYAHRVALFAAYSDDVDEPVGMSFCLYKGDRLYGRYWGCREEYNHLHFNACYYKPIEWAIDHGIQLFDPGAGGRHKKRRGFPARPNYSLHRFYSDRLQKILVSYIDEINVAEQHEIDAINADLPLKSLS; from the coding sequence ATGGTTCCGCAGCCGAAGCCCCAGTACACTCTCGCCTGGATTCGCCAAATTCATGAAATTCCGCAAGCGGCGTGGGATGCGATGGCGTTGCCGCTGAAAACACCCTTCCTGGAATGGACGTGGCTGCACAATATGGAGCACTCGGGCAGTGCGGTGGCGAATGCGGGCTGGTTGCCCAACCACTTGACTGTGTGGTGCAATCAAGAGCTGATCGCCGCCGCGCCGATGTATCTCAAAAGCCACAGCTACGGCGAGTTTGTGTTTGACCATCAGTGGGCCGAGTTGGCGAGCCGCTTGGGGGTGGAATATTATCCCAAGCTGCTGGGCATGTCGCCGTTTACCCCCGCCGAAGGCTATCGCTTTCTCATCGCACCGGGGGAAGATGAGCGCCTGATTACCGAAATGATGGTGGCGGCGATCGATCAGTTTTGCGATCGCAACCATATCTCCGGGTGCCATTTTCTCTATGCCGACCCCGAGTGGCGATCGCTGATGGAAGAAATTGGGTTCAAAAAGTGGCTGCACCACAGTTTCATTTGGCAAAACGACGGTTACGACACCTTTGATGATTACCTCGCTCGGTTCAACGCCAATCAGCGCCGCAATATTAAGCGGGAGCGCAAATCATTAGAGAAAGCCGGACTGCGGCTGGAACCCATCACCACCGACGACATGCACCGCGCCAACTGCTCGCTGATGTATGACTTTTATGCCGACACCTGCAACAAGTTTGGCTGGTGGGGCAGCAAGTATCTCACCCGCAAGTTTTTTGAACAGCTGTATCCCGACTATGCCCATCGGGTGGCGCTGTTTGCCGCCTACAGTGACGATGTGGATGAGCCCGTCGGCATGTCGTTCTGTCTGTATAAGGGCGATCGCCTCTATGGTCGCTACTGGGGCTGCCGCGAAGAGTACAACCACCTGCATTTCAACGCTTGCTATTACAAGCCGATTGAATGGGCGATCGACCACGGCATCCAACTCTTTGATCCAGGGGCGGGGGGGCGTCACAAAAAACGTCGGGGCTTTCCGGCACGACCAAACTACAGTTTGCATCGCTTTTATAGCGATCGCCTGCAAAAGATTTTGGTGAGCTACATTGATGAAATTAACGTCGCAGAACAGCACGAAATTGATGCGATTAACGCTGATTTGCCGCTTAAAAGTTTGAGCTGA
- a CDS encoding AbrB/MazE/SpoVT family DNA-binding domain-containing protein, whose amino-acid sequence MTALQVSLQKTGSVTIPPSIQAELGLGTGDMLNLLKIGDCLLLTPRPLQVPQLADQITALRENSQLELADLLTGLATERQLIGAENATDA is encoded by the coding sequence GTGACTGCGTTGCAAGTGAGTCTGCAAAAAACTGGCAGTGTTACGATTCCACCGTCCATTCAAGCGGAACTTGGTTTGGGTACCGGGGATATGCTCAATCTCCTTAAGATTGGTGATTGCTTGCTGTTAACTCCGAGACCGTTGCAAGTACCCCAGTTGGCTGATCAAATTACCGCTCTGCGAGAAAACAGTCAGCTAGAACTAGCCGATTTACTGACTGGCTTGGCAACTGAGCGGCAACTCATCGGCGCAGAAAACGCTACGGATGCGTAA
- the asnB gene encoding asparagine synthase (glutamine-hydrolyzing): MCGIGGVLYADPQRPVNPEVLVGMAAIQYHRGPDGFGYQVIDDRGIGFTHARLSIIDLNPERGRQPFRSPDGQYLIAHNGEFYDYKRLRADLASRGYQFRTKSDTELVMHLTDRLGLDQALPCLRGEFAFALYERQQDRLTLVRDRFGIKPLYYAQIPGGLVFGSEIKVVLAHPEVKAQFSSEGLYHQLMQTMVPGTTCFEGIYAVEPGQKITVQRRDGELLLHKEQYWDLDFPLKGTRDLHRSETDYIEEFRAHFVEAIQLRLEADVPVACYLSGGIDSCSIMGVAAACQQSAVKAFTIGFDDTDYDETAIAREMAEAVKADQDILAVDGTQLYDHFARTIWHTERSIYNTFTVAKMLMSEHVRDAGYKVVITGEGSDELFAGYPQLRLDMILHGMDDATPEERAGLEAWLAESNRLFKGNLLAEKQLDDPALTELIGFTPSSLQSWLSSASHVPGLLHPQHRLKLDGYAPGQSIAAALNGDQLDDRHPLDKAQYVWIKTQFESQVLGWAGDRVDMANSLEARPAFLDHPLVEFAVTLPPSMRLRDRQDKYILRETMKPLLPETLYKRQKFAFMAPPSHTDEVKEAAMRSLASNYLSKNRVRDAGLLDPDAVQAILDRHGDTATPVAERVQLDAVINHMLSVQILHNHFVANDVTQQAQADAKRYGWSAHDLSAV, translated from the coding sequence ATGTGTGGAATTGGTGGAGTCCTGTATGCCGATCCCCAACGACCCGTGAATCCGGAGGTGTTGGTGGGAATGGCGGCGATCCAGTATCACCGGGGGCCCGATGGTTTTGGCTATCAGGTGATCGACGATCGCGGCATTGGCTTTACCCATGCGCGACTCTCCATTATTGACCTCAATCCCGAGCGGGGACGGCAGCCCTTTCGCTCGCCCGATGGTCAGTACCTGATTGCTCACAACGGCGAATTTTACGACTACAAGCGGTTACGGGCCGATCTGGCGTCACGGGGCTATCAGTTCCGTACCAAAAGCGACACCGAGTTGGTGATGCACCTGACCGATCGCTTGGGCCTCGATCAAGCCCTGCCCTGTCTACGCGGTGAGTTTGCCTTTGCGCTGTATGAACGGCAGCAAGATCGACTGACCCTGGTACGCGATCGCTTTGGCATTAAACCGCTGTATTACGCGCAAATTCCTGGCGGGCTGGTGTTTGGATCAGAAATCAAAGTGGTCTTGGCCCATCCCGAAGTCAAGGCGCAGTTTTCGTCAGAGGGACTGTATCACCAGCTCATGCAAACGATGGTGCCCGGTACTACCTGCTTTGAGGGCATTTATGCGGTGGAGCCGGGGCAAAAAATTACTGTGCAGCGGCGCGATGGCGAGTTGCTGTTGCACAAAGAGCAGTACTGGGATCTCGACTTTCCGCTCAAGGGCACCCGCGACCTGCACCGCAGCGAAACGGACTATATCGAAGAGTTTCGGGCGCATTTTGTCGAAGCGATTCAACTGCGGCTAGAGGCGGATGTCCCGGTGGCCTGCTATCTCTCCGGCGGCATTGATTCTTGCTCCATCATGGGGGTGGCGGCCGCCTGCCAGCAGTCCGCCGTCAAAGCGTTCACCATCGGCTTTGATGACACCGATTACGACGAAACGGCGATCGCCCGCGAAATGGCCGAGGCGGTGAAAGCCGACCAGGACATCCTCGCGGTGGATGGCACCCAGCTCTACGACCACTTTGCCCGCACCATCTGGCACACCGAACGCAGCATCTACAACACCTTTACCGTCGCCAAAATGCTGATGAGTGAGCACGTGCGCGACGCGGGCTACAAGGTCGTGATCACGGGCGAAGGCTCCGACGAATTGTTTGCCGGGTATCCGCAACTGCGGCTCGACATGATCCTCCACGGCATGGACGACGCCACCCCCGAAGAACGCGCTGGTTTAGAAGCGTGGCTGGCGGAGAGTAATCGCCTATTTAAGGGCAATTTGCTGGCGGAAAAGCAACTCGATGATCCCGCTTTGACAGAACTCATCGGCTTTACCCCCAGCTCCCTCCAGTCTTGGCTATCCTCCGCCAGCCACGTACCGGGATTGTTGCATCCGCAGCACCGTCTGAAACTCGATGGCTATGCACCCGGACAATCCATTGCCGCCGCGTTGAATGGCGACCAACTGGACGATCGCCATCCCCTCGACAAAGCTCAGTACGTGTGGATCAAGACCCAGTTTGAGTCTCAAGTGTTGGGTTGGGCGGGCGATCGCGTCGATATGGCCAATTCCCTCGAAGCCCGTCCCGCGTTCCTCGATCATCCCCTGGTGGAATTTGCGGTGACCCTGCCTCCCTCGATGCGGTTGCGCGATCGCCAAGACAAATACATCCTGCGGGAAACCATGAAACCGCTACTGCCGGAGACCCTATACAAGCGCCAAAAATTCGCGTTCATGGCTCCCCCCTCCCACACGGATGAAGTCAAAGAGGCCGCGATGCGATCGCTCGCCAGCAACTACCTCTCCAAAAACCGCGTGCGGGATGCCGGATTACTCGACCCCGATGCCGTCCAGGCCATTCTGGATCGCCACGGTGATACTGCCACGCCAGTGGCTGAACGAGTCCAACTCGATGCCGTCATCAACCACATGCTGAGCGTGCAAATCTTGCACAATCATTTCGTCGCTAATGACGTGACCCAGCAAGCCCAAGCCGACGCCAAACGCTACGGCTGGTCAGCTCACGATCTGTCCGCAGTCTGA
- a CDS encoding DUF4346 domain-containing protein, with the protein MVQTSTPQKLSPNALTDLDNRLSHRFIELDPGGYFLIYLDRENSVICAKHFTNVINDKGLACDPETGEPLPCEGGVQRQHSYVYTGRTAKELCIAIFESSDRPCPVTMMDHAAYLGREFVRAELALLAGQEYVQD; encoded by the coding sequence ATGGTACAGACCTCTACGCCGCAAAAATTGAGTCCCAACGCTTTGACTGATCTCGATAACCGACTCTCTCACCGCTTTATTGAGCTTGATCCGGGCGGTTATTTTTTGATCTATTTAGACCGCGAAAATAGCGTGATTTGTGCCAAGCATTTTACGAACGTGATCAACGACAAGGGCTTGGCGTGTGATCCTGAAACGGGGGAGCCATTGCCCTGCGAGGGGGGCGTTCAGCGTCAGCACTCCTATGTCTACACCGGACGCACCGCCAAAGAATTGTGCATTGCCATCTTTGAATCCAGCGATCGCCCCTGCCCCGTCACCATGATGGATCATGCCGCTTACCTGGGTCGCGAGTTCGTCCGGGCGGAATTAGCGCTCCTGGCGGGTCAAGAATACGTGCAGGATTAA
- a CDS encoding RibD family protein, whose protein sequence is MRIEHTGQERSQVTVVLAMSADGKIADRDRTAARFSSTNDLAHLETLVAQADAVLFGAGTLKAYGTCLSVRQPALLERRAARNQTSQPIQIVCSQSGNVDPQWRFFQQSVPRWLLTSAAGAQRWSAIAQHDASYFDRVVPDLTEPMDWRSLLQRFHTMGLERVALLGGGTLVASFAEQDLIDEVYLTVCPLLLGGKTAPTPFDGKGLAIAQALPLQLVDVRQVEHEVFLHYRRCHPKGD, encoded by the coding sequence ATGAGGATTGAGCACACAGGTCAGGAGCGATCGCAGGTCACGGTGGTGTTGGCGATGAGTGCCGATGGCAAAATTGCCGATCGCGATCGCACTGCCGCCCGTTTCTCTTCTACAAATGACCTGGCCCATTTAGAAACGCTGGTGGCGCAGGCGGATGCGGTGTTGTTTGGGGCTGGTACGCTCAAGGCTTACGGGACTTGTCTATCTGTCCGACAGCCGGCATTGTTGGAGCGGCGGGCAGCTCGAAATCAGACTTCGCAACCGATTCAGATCGTGTGTTCGCAGTCGGGCAATGTCGATCCGCAGTGGCGTTTTTTTCAGCAATCGGTGCCACGTTGGCTGTTGACGTCAGCGGCGGGGGCGCAACGCTGGTCAGCGATCGCCCAGCATGACGCTTCCTATTTTGATCGAGTGGTACCGGACTTGACGGAGCCGATGGATTGGCGATCGCTGCTGCAACGATTCCACACAATGGGACTTGAGCGAGTGGCGTTGCTGGGGGGCGGCACCTTGGTCGCGAGTTTTGCCGAGCAAGATTTGATCGATGAGGTGTATTTAACGGTGTGTCCGCTGCTGCTGGGGGGAAAAACTGCGCCAACGCCTTTTGACGGGAAGGGATTGGCGATCGCCCAAGCATTACCGTTGCAGCTAGTGGACGTGCGGCAGGTCGAGCATGAGGTGTTTTTGCACTACCGTCGCTGCCATCCCAAGGGGGATTGA